One Globicephala melas chromosome 6, mGloMel1.2, whole genome shotgun sequence genomic window carries:
- the RABL6 gene encoding rab-like protein 6 isoform X2 produces the protein MENEPQEAESEMALDAEFLDVYKNCNGVVMMFDITKQWTFNYILRELPKVPTHVPVCVLGNYRDMGEHRVILPDDARDFIDNLDRPPGSSYFRYAESSMKNSFGLKYLHRFFNIPFLQLQRETLLRQLETNQLDIDATLEELSVQQETEDQNYDIFLEMMEARSRGHASPLATNGQSPSSGSPSPVVPLSAVSTGSSSPSTPQPAPQPPLQAPSACPGPPCPSEAPPAPAHPLVPAAPPRRSIISRLFGTSPAAEVAPSPPEPAPASEAPARVQNVEDFVPDDSLDRSFLEDVGPPKDEKKVGAKVPQDSDSDGEAPGGNPMVAGFQDDVDLEDKPPSRPLPPTGPIPREHITLSSEEEEVAAGHHEATVLAPQKCSEPGTKRSSTKASRPHQDAAPKATEPHWPGGTEGSSPGLEDGGDKQVSSESDPEGPIAAQMLSFVMDDPDFESDSDAQRRAGEFPVREDLSDVTDEEAGPVQPPPPPKPPAPSFRLKNDSDLFGLGLENTGRKESSEEDKEGRPPSKEKKKKKKKGREEEEKAAKKKSRRKKSRDQAEDKGREERRRRRGTERPAVDELEAFLGGGAPGGHLRGGGDYEEL, from the exons ATGGAGAATGAACCCCAGGAG GCGGAGTCCGAGATGGCCCTGGATGCCGAGTTCCTGGACGTGTACAAGAACTGCAACGGGGTGGTCATGATGTTCGACATCACCAAGCAGTG GACCTTCAACTACATTCTCCGGGAGCTTCCCAAAGTGCCGACGCACGTGCCTGTGTGCGTGCTGGGGAACTACCGCGACATGGGCGAGCACCGCGTCATCCTGCCCGACGACGCGCGAGACTTCATCGACAACCTGGACAG GCCCCCAGGGTCTTCTTACTTCCGCTACGCCGAGTCCTCCATGAAGAACAGCTTCGGGCTCAAGTACCTGCACAGGTTCTTCAACATCCCATTCCTGCAGCTCCAG AGAGAGACGCTGCTGCGGCAGCTGGAGACGAACCAGCTGGACATCGATGCCACGCTGGAGGAGTTGTCCGTGCAGCAGGAGACCGAGGACCAGAACTACGACAT CTTCCTTGAGATGATGGAGGCCCGCAGCCGTGGCCACGCGTCCCCGCTGGCCACCAACGGGCAGAGTCCATCCTCGGGCTCCCCATCTCCTGTGGTGCCTCTGAGTGCAGTGTCCACGGGGAGCTCCAGCCCCAGCACACCCCAGCCGGCTCCACAGCCGCCCCTCCAGGCCCCCTCGGCTTGCCCGGGGCCCCCCTGCCCCTCGGAGGCGCCGCCAGCCCCTGCACACCCCCTGGTCCCCGCGGCACCCCCCCGGCGCAGCATCATCTCGCGGCTGTTCGGGACCTCGCCGGCGGCCGAGGTGGCCCCTTCACCCCCAG AGCCGGCCCCGGCTTCAGAGGCCCCGGCCAGAGTCCAGAACGTGGAGGACTTTGTTCCTGACGACAGTCTTGACCGCAGCTTCTTGGAGGACGTAGGCCCCccaaaggatgaaaagaaagttGGAGCCAAGGTCCCGCAGGACAGTGACAG TGATGGGGAGGCCCCAGGGGGGAACCCAATGGTGGCGGGTTTCCAGGACGACGTGGACCTTGAAGATAAGCCGCCCAGTAGGCCCCTGCCACCCACGGGCCCCATCCCCAGGGAGCACATCACTCTGTCCAGCGAGGAGGAAGAGGTGGCGGCAGGGCACCACGAGGCCACCGTCCTGGCCCCCCAGAAGTGCTCTGAACCAGGGACCAAACG TTCCTCCACGAAGGCCTCGAGGCCACACCAGGACGCAgctcccaaggccacagagccccACTGGCCGGGCGGCACTGAGGGCTCCTCTCCGGGGCTGGAGGACGGGGGGGACAAGCAGGTGTCATCGGAGAGTGACCCCGAGGGGCCTATTGCCGCCCAGATGCTCTCCTTCGTCATGGACGACCCTGACTTTGAGAGTGACTCAGATGCTCAGCGGAGAGCG GGTGAGTTCCCGGTGCGAGAGGACCTCTCGGACGTGACGGATGAGGAAGCCGGCCCTGTccagccgcccccgcccccaaaaccccctgccccctccttcaGACTGAAGAACGACTCGGATCTCTTCGGGTTGGGGCTGGAAAACACAGGCCGCAAGGAGAGCAGCGAGGAAG ATAAGGAGGGCAGGCCTCCCtcgaaggagaagaagaagaagaagaagaagggcagAGAG gaggaagagaaggccGCGAAGAAGAAGAGCCGGCGGAAGAAGAGCAGGGACCAAGCGGAGGACAAGGGTCGGgaggagcggcggcggcggcggggcacAGAGAGGCCTGCGGTCGACGAGCTGGAGGCCTTCCTGGGGGGCGGGGCCCCGGGCGGCCACCTCCGCGGGGGCGGCGATTACGAGGAGCTCTAG
- the RABL6 gene encoding rab-like protein 6 isoform X1 has protein sequence MFSALKKLVGSEQAPGRDKNIPAGLQSMNQALQRRFAKGVQYNMKIVIRGDRNTGKTALWHRLQGKKFVEEYIPTQEIQVTSIHWSYKTTDDIVKVEVWDVVDKGKCKKRGDALKMENEPQEAESEMALDAEFLDVYKNCNGVVMMFDITKQWTFNYILRELPKVPTHVPVCVLGNYRDMGEHRVILPDDARDFIDNLDRPPGSSYFRYAESSMKNSFGLKYLHRFFNIPFLQLQRETLLRQLETNQLDIDATLEELSVQQETEDQNYDIFLEMMEARSRGHASPLATNGQSPSSGSPSPVVPLSAVSTGSSSPSTPQPAPQPPLQAPSACPGPPCPSEAPPAPAHPLVPAAPPRRSIISRLFGTSPAAEVAPSPPEPAPASEAPARVQNVEDFVPDDSLDRSFLEDVGPPKDEKKVGAKVPQDSDSDGEAPGGNPMVAGFQDDVDLEDKPPSRPLPPTGPIPREHITLSSEEEEVAAGHHEATVLAPQKCSEPGTKRSSTKASRPHQDAAPKATEPHWPGGTEGSSPGLEDGGDKQVSSESDPEGPIAAQMLSFVMDDPDFESDSDAQRRAGEFPVREDLSDVTDEEAGPVQPPPPPKPPAPSFRLKNDSDLFGLGLENTGRKESSEEDKEGRPPSKEKKKKKKKGREEEEKAAKKKSRRKKSRDQAEDKGREERRRRRGTERPAVDELEAFLGGGAPGGHLRGGGDYEEL, from the exons TGAAGATCGTGATCCGAGGGGACAGGAACACGGGCAAGACAGCCCTGTGGCACCGGCTGCAGGGCAAGAAGTTCGTGGAGGAGTACATCCCCACGCAGGAGATCCAGGTCACCAGCATCCACTGGAGCTACAAAA CCACTGATGATATCGTGAAAGTTGAAGTCTGGGATGTGGTTGACAAAG GAAAATGCAAGAAGCGAGGCGATGCCTTGAAGATGGAGAATGAACCCCAGGAG GCGGAGTCCGAGATGGCCCTGGATGCCGAGTTCCTGGACGTGTACAAGAACTGCAACGGGGTGGTCATGATGTTCGACATCACCAAGCAGTG GACCTTCAACTACATTCTCCGGGAGCTTCCCAAAGTGCCGACGCACGTGCCTGTGTGCGTGCTGGGGAACTACCGCGACATGGGCGAGCACCGCGTCATCCTGCCCGACGACGCGCGAGACTTCATCGACAACCTGGACAG GCCCCCAGGGTCTTCTTACTTCCGCTACGCCGAGTCCTCCATGAAGAACAGCTTCGGGCTCAAGTACCTGCACAGGTTCTTCAACATCCCATTCCTGCAGCTCCAG AGAGAGACGCTGCTGCGGCAGCTGGAGACGAACCAGCTGGACATCGATGCCACGCTGGAGGAGTTGTCCGTGCAGCAGGAGACCGAGGACCAGAACTACGACAT CTTCCTTGAGATGATGGAGGCCCGCAGCCGTGGCCACGCGTCCCCGCTGGCCACCAACGGGCAGAGTCCATCCTCGGGCTCCCCATCTCCTGTGGTGCCTCTGAGTGCAGTGTCCACGGGGAGCTCCAGCCCCAGCACACCCCAGCCGGCTCCACAGCCGCCCCTCCAGGCCCCCTCGGCTTGCCCGGGGCCCCCCTGCCCCTCGGAGGCGCCGCCAGCCCCTGCACACCCCCTGGTCCCCGCGGCACCCCCCCGGCGCAGCATCATCTCGCGGCTGTTCGGGACCTCGCCGGCGGCCGAGGTGGCCCCTTCACCCCCAG AGCCGGCCCCGGCTTCAGAGGCCCCGGCCAGAGTCCAGAACGTGGAGGACTTTGTTCCTGACGACAGTCTTGACCGCAGCTTCTTGGAGGACGTAGGCCCCccaaaggatgaaaagaaagttGGAGCCAAGGTCCCGCAGGACAGTGACAG TGATGGGGAGGCCCCAGGGGGGAACCCAATGGTGGCGGGTTTCCAGGACGACGTGGACCTTGAAGATAAGCCGCCCAGTAGGCCCCTGCCACCCACGGGCCCCATCCCCAGGGAGCACATCACTCTGTCCAGCGAGGAGGAAGAGGTGGCGGCAGGGCACCACGAGGCCACCGTCCTGGCCCCCCAGAAGTGCTCTGAACCAGGGACCAAACG TTCCTCCACGAAGGCCTCGAGGCCACACCAGGACGCAgctcccaaggccacagagccccACTGGCCGGGCGGCACTGAGGGCTCCTCTCCGGGGCTGGAGGACGGGGGGGACAAGCAGGTGTCATCGGAGAGTGACCCCGAGGGGCCTATTGCCGCCCAGATGCTCTCCTTCGTCATGGACGACCCTGACTTTGAGAGTGACTCAGATGCTCAGCGGAGAGCG GGTGAGTTCCCGGTGCGAGAGGACCTCTCGGACGTGACGGATGAGGAAGCCGGCCCTGTccagccgcccccgcccccaaaaccccctgccccctccttcaGACTGAAGAACGACTCGGATCTCTTCGGGTTGGGGCTGGAAAACACAGGCCGCAAGGAGAGCAGCGAGGAAG ATAAGGAGGGCAGGCCTCCCtcgaaggagaagaagaagaagaagaagaagggcagAGAG gaggaagagaaggccGCGAAGAAGAAGAGCCGGCGGAAGAAGAGCAGGGACCAAGCGGAGGACAAGGGTCGGgaggagcggcggcggcggcggggcacAGAGAGGCCTGCGGTCGACGAGCTGGAGGCCTTCCTGGGGGGCGGGGCCCCGGGCGGCCACCTCCGCGGGGGCGGCGATTACGAGGAGCTCTAG
- the AJM1 gene encoding apical junction component 1 homolog, whose product MTRTDPPDLLVSTVYQDIKVAAPGPVSRPPPCERPMARPAAPAPFNKRHCRSFDFLEALDREAMEARPEPPPPEPAAPRARSRDGEPRRRARSKSAPRAAPGLAPAPASPPVPPRRGREAQRAAPADASPRREPAYPALRALANELHPIKLQPQRGGPGRMAPLCAAANRCAPAEPPAGPAPHVRCRLDVKPDDAVLQHAARSSRPCGPTETAPWPRAAPQLHGLTVPGPRHVGLSLTPTPSDSYCADPRALYCDGPLLGPRDYAERRSLPFTTPPGPTQFFYTEEPEGHPGGFMASPGPPFDSYYPRPFLSEEPPGPSPRHGGIYYAGEVRTFPVQEPPSRSYYGEAPRAYGPPCGPRYAPEEPRAHPAARPFYTEDFGRYRNRDALTRTYPHPRSSPAWGDWGPRPYRTLQVAPPPPDPGPLLASWHGGTGTSPPRLATDSRHYSRSWDNILAPAPRREDPLGRGRSYENLLGREAREPRGTSPEGRRPPVIVNLSTSPRRYAALSLSETSLSEKGRMGEGLARNWYVTPEITITDNDLRAAERPSARSWELLGSRPRPPPPAVPDGPASGRQRSLEQLDELITDLVIDSRPPAGQAPEPASDGLGRQLRRLLDSRPSGAGVPTRAPRSPPLSAGSAEEPAGPGQAADASPEPSADEDDLMTCSNARCGRTETMFNACLYFKSCHSCYTYYCSRLCRREDWDAHKVRCVYGRVGSVCRHVLQFCRDSGPVHRAFSRIARVGFLSRGRGVLFLGFPSPGSADNFLRFGLEGLLLSPTYLSLRELAMHAAPLGSYARELAAAGRLYEPAECFLLSVSVAVGPGAVPPGAPARPSPAPRSPGPTVRKFAKVALAAGSPARPPPARGREPDMETLILTPPPGTAGLDQDGEAGRRAREVAFIHIQRELRLRGVFLRHEFPRVYEQLCEFVEANRRFTPTTIYPTDRRTGRPFMCMIMAASEPRALDWVASANLLDDIM is encoded by the coding sequence ATGACCCGCACGGACCCGCCGGACCTGCTGGTGTCGACCGTGTACCAGGACATCAAGGTGGCGGCCCCGGGGCCCGTGTCGAGGCCCCCGCCATGTGAGCGCCCAATGGCCCGGCCTGCTGCGCCCGCGCCTTTCAACAAGCGCCACTGCCGCAGTTTCGATTTCCTGGAGGCACTGGACCGGGAGGCCATGGAGGCCCGTCCGGAGCCGCCGCCTCCGGAGCCCGCCGCGCCGCGCGCCCGATCCCGCGACGGCGAGCCACGGCGCCGCGCCCGCTCCAAGAGCGCACCCCGCGCGGCCCCGGGCCTGGCGCCCGCACCCGCCTCGCCGCCTGTGCCGCCGCGCCGAGGCCGGGAGGCCCAGCGGGCGGCGCCGGCCGACGCATCGCCCCGCCGGGAGCCCGCGTACCCCGCGCTGCGCGCGCTCGCCAACGAGCTGCACCCCATCAAGCTGCAGCCTCAGCGGGGCGGCCCGGGCCGCATGGCGCCCCTGTGCGCCGCCGCCAACCGCTGTGCGCCGGCCGAGCCACCCGCGGGGCCGGCCCCCCACGTCCGCTGCCGCCTGGACGTCAAGCCCGACGACGCGGTGCTGCAGCATGCCGCCCGGAGCTCGAGGCCCTGCGGGCCCACCGAGACCGCGCCCTGGCCCCGCGCCGCCCCGCAGCTCCACGGCCTCACGGTGCCCGGGCCTCGCCACGTGGGGCTTtcgctcacccccacccccagtgactCATACTGCGCCGACCCCCGGGCGCTGTACTGCGATGGGCCCCTTCTCGGGCCGCGAGACTACGCGGAGCGCCGGAGTCTGCCCTTCACCACCCCGCCGGGCCCCACCCAATTCTTCTACACCGAGGAACCCGAGGGCCACCCCGGTGGCTTCATGGCCAGCCCTGGACCGCCCTTCGACAGCTACTACCCCAGGCCCTTTCTGTCCGAAGAGCCACCCGGGCCCAGTCCAAGACACGGGGGCATCTACTATGCGGGGGAAGTTCGCACCTTCCCCGTCCAAGAACCACCCTCCCGTTCCTACTACGGGGAGGCCCCCCGAGCCTACGGCCCGCCCTGCGGCCCCCGCTACGCCCCCGAAGAGCCCCGGGCTCACCCCGCCGCCCGCCCCTTTTACACTGAGGACTTCGGGCGGTACCGCAATCGAGACGCCCTGACGCGGACTTACCCGCACCCGCGCAGCAGCCCGGCCTGGGGCGACTGGGGCCCGAGGCCTTACCGCACCCTGCAGGTGGCGCCTCCTCCCCCGGACCCCGGCCCGTTGCTCGCCTCGTGGCACGGCGGCACCGGCACCAGCCCACCCCGGCTAGCGACCGACAGCCGCCACTACTCGCGCTCCTGGGACAACATCCTGGCGCCCGCGCCGCGCCGCGAAGACCCACTGGGCCGCGGCCGCAGCTACGAGAACCTGCTGGGGCGCGAGGCACGGGAGCCGCGGGGCACATCCCCCGAAGGCCGGCGTCCGCCCGTCATAGTGAACCTGTCCACCTCGCCCAGACGCTACGCGGCGCTGTCGCTGTCCGAGACGTCGCTGTCGGAGAAGGGCCGTATGGGCGAGGGCCTGGCCCGAAACTGGTACGTCACGCCGGAGATCACCATCACCGACAACGACCTGCGCGCGGCTGAGCGCCCGAGCGCCAGGAGCTGGGAGCTGCTGGGGAGTCGCCCGCGGCCGCCTCCGCCCGCCGTCCCCGATGGCCCCGCCTCTGGCCGCCAGCGCAGCCTCGAACAGCTGGACGAGCTCATCACCGATCTGGTCATCGACTCGCGGCCCCCAGCCGGCCAAGCGCCCGAGCCCGCGTCCGACGGCCTGGGCCGCCAGCTGCGGCGCCTGCTAGACTCGCGACCCTCGGGCGCCGGGGTCCCGACGCGGGCACCGCGCTCGCCACCCCTGTCTGCCGGCAGCGCTGAGGAGCCCGCGGGCCCGGGTCAGGCGGCCGACGCGTCCCCGGAGCCCAGCGCCGACGAGGATGACCTGATGACGTGCTCCAATGCGCGCTGCGGGCGCACCGAGACCATGTTCAACGCCTGCCTCTACTTCAAGTCCTGCCATAGCTGCTACACCTACTACTGCTCGCGCCTCTGTCGCCGCGAGGATTGGGACGCGCACAAGGTGCGCTGCGTGTACGGCCGCGTGGGCAGCGTGTGCCGCCACGTGTTGCAGTTCTGCCGCGACAGCGGCCCAGTGCACCGCGCCTTCTCGCGCATCGCGCGCGTCGGCTTCTTGTCGCGCGGCCGCGGCGTTCTCTTCCTGGGCTTCCCGAGTCCCGGCTCCGCAGACAACTTCCTGCGCTTCGGCCTCGAGGGGCTGCTGCTGTCGCCCACCTACCTGTCGCTGCGCGAGCTGGCCATGCACGCGGCGCCACTGGGCAGCTATGCTCGGGAGCTGGCGGCCGCAGGCCGCCTCTACGAGCCGGCGGAGTGCTTCCTGCTCAGCGTGTCCGTGGCCGTGGGCCCCGGCGCTGTGCCACCCGGCGCCCCTGCCCGGCCATCTCCCGCGCCGCGCAGCCCCGGACCCACGGTGCGCAAGTTCGCCAAAGTGGCGCTGGCGGCCGGCAGCCCAGCACGGCCGCCCCCGGCGCGGGGCCGCGAACCCGACATGGAGACGTTGATCCTGACGCCGCCGCCCGGCACTGCGGGCCTGGACCAGGACGGCGAGGCGGGCCGGCGAGCACGCGAGGTGGCCTTCATCCACATCCAGCGAGAGCTGCGGCTCCGCGGCGTCTTCCTACGCCACGAGTTCCCGCGCGTCTACGAGCAGCTCTGCGAGTTCGTCGAAGCCAACCGGCGCTTCACACCCACCACCATCTACCCCACGGACCGGCGCACAGGCCGTCCCTTCATGTGCATGATCATGGCCGCCTCCGAGCCACGCGCGCTAGACTGGGTGGCCAGTGCCAACCTGTTGGATGACATTATGTGA